In Phycisphaerales bacterium, the following proteins share a genomic window:
- a CDS encoding acetylglutamate kinase, with translation MRQTREIITTLLSNIGSRKEVDQYLKQFSSVDSKRFAVVKVGGGIVTHHLEALTSALTFLHHVGLYPIVLHGAGPQLDVALKEAGIETSRIDGLRVTTPAVLDVARKVFQRENLKLVEALENLGTRARPITAGVFEARPVQDERLGLVGEVTGIHLDAIDSSIRSGHLPILACLGETSGGQILNINADVAASELALKLQPHKIIFLTPTGGLLDQHGRIIPAINLAEEYEHLMSQAWLGGGMRLKLKEINDLLEQLPHTSSVSITSPEHLARELFTHRGSGTLVRAGERVRCYSSFGEADEPRLRALVESCFQRKLDDNYFEKKQCYRLYLSDSYRATAILTLEDDIPYLDKFAVTKEAQGIGLGATLWLRMREDNPKMFWRSRTENPINPWYFEKADGSYRTEKWTVFWYGLDGFAEVQHCIEMALAMPPSLIAHGSVEP, from the coding sequence ATGCGACAGACCCGCGAAATCATCACCACCCTGCTCTCGAACATCGGCTCGCGCAAGGAAGTCGATCAGTACCTCAAGCAGTTCAGCAGCGTGGACTCCAAGCGTTTCGCGGTCGTCAAGGTCGGCGGCGGCATCGTCACGCACCATCTCGAAGCGCTGACTTCGGCGCTGACGTTTCTGCACCACGTCGGCCTGTATCCCATCGTCCTCCACGGCGCCGGGCCGCAACTGGATGTGGCGCTCAAGGAAGCGGGGATCGAAACCAGCCGCATCGACGGCCTGCGCGTCACCACTCCCGCCGTGCTCGACGTGGCGCGCAAAGTCTTTCAACGCGAGAATCTCAAACTCGTCGAAGCGCTCGAGAACCTCGGCACGCGGGCCCGCCCCATTACCGCCGGCGTCTTCGAAGCCCGGCCGGTGCAGGACGAGCGCCTCGGCCTGGTTGGCGAAGTCACCGGCATCCACCTCGACGCGATCGATTCGAGCATCCGCTCGGGGCACCTGCCGATTCTCGCGTGCCTGGGCGAAACTTCGGGCGGGCAGATTCTCAACATCAACGCCGACGTGGCGGCGTCGGAGCTGGCGCTCAAACTCCAGCCGCACAAGATCATCTTCCTCACGCCCACGGGCGGGCTGCTCGACCAGCACGGGAGGATCATCCCGGCCATCAACCTCGCCGAGGAGTACGAGCACCTCATGAGCCAGGCGTGGCTCGGCGGCGGAATGCGGCTGAAGCTCAAAGAGATCAACGATCTGCTCGAACAGTTGCCGCATACTTCGTCGGTCTCGATTACCTCGCCCGAGCATCTCGCGCGCGAACTGTTCACGCATCGCGGCTCGGGCACGCTGGTGCGCGCCGGCGAGCGCGTCCGCTGCTACTCGTCGTTCGGCGAGGCGGATGAGCCGCGCCTGCGGGCTTTGGTTGAGAGCTGCTTTCAGCGGAAGCTCGACGACAACTACTTCGAAAAAAAGCAGTGCTACCGCCTCTATCTCTCTGACTCGTACCGCGCGACGGCGATTCTGACGCTCGAAGACGACATTCCCTACCTGGACAAGTTTGCCGTCACGAAGGAGGCGCAGGGCATCGGCCTGGGTGCCACGCTCTGGCTGCGCATGCGCGAGGACAATCCGAAGATGTTCTGGCGCAGCCGAACCGAGAATCCGATCAACCCGTGGTACTTCGAGAAGGCCGACGGCAGTTACCGCACGGAGAAGTGGACGGTGTTCTGGTACGGCCTGGACGGCTTTGCCGAGGTGCAGCACTGCATCGAAATGGCGCTGGCGATGCCGCCGTCGCTCATCGCCCACGGATCGGTCGAGCCGTGA
- a CDS encoding N-acetyl-gamma-glutamyl-phosphate reductase, with product MSAGKRTSIGVVGARGYVGGELVRLIAAHPHLEIAFVSSRSTAGQDVAAHVRGAPAGLKFSSLDAPEVAASSADVIILALPNGEAHRYVAAIDAGDRPDRVIVDVSADYRFDDSWVYGQPERFRERIRGARRISNPGCYATAAQLAIAPMLDALGGPATVFGVSGYSGAGATPSDKNNPEILRDNLLPYSLTGHIHEREVARHTGWPVHFLPHVAPFFRGITVTVSLPLARAITTEEMQQRYERAYGHEPLIRLTASPPLVRDIADRHEVCIGGWAVGDEPLRAAVIATIDNLLKGAATQAIQNVNLACGFDELEGIANG from the coding sequence GTGAGCGCCGGCAAGCGCACCAGCATCGGCGTGGTCGGCGCACGCGGCTACGTGGGCGGCGAACTCGTGCGCCTGATCGCGGCCCATCCCCATCTCGAAATTGCGTTCGTCAGTTCGCGTTCCACCGCCGGACAGGATGTTGCAGCACACGTGAGAGGCGCGCCCGCCGGGCTGAAGTTCAGCAGCCTCGACGCGCCCGAAGTCGCGGCTTCGTCGGCGGATGTCATCATCCTGGCGCTACCCAACGGGGAGGCGCACCGCTACGTCGCCGCGATCGACGCCGGCGATCGCCCGGATCGAGTCATCGTTGACGTCAGCGCCGATTATCGATTCGACGATAGTTGGGTCTACGGCCAGCCGGAGCGCTTTAGGGAACGCATTCGCGGCGCCCGGCGCATTTCCAATCCCGGCTGCTACGCCACCGCCGCGCAGCTCGCCATCGCGCCGATGCTCGATGCGCTGGGCGGCCCGGCGACGGTGTTCGGCGTGTCGGGCTACAGCGGCGCGGGCGCCACGCCCTCGGACAAGAACAACCCTGAAATTCTCCGCGATAATCTGCTGCCCTATTCGTTGACCGGCCACATCCACGAGCGCGAAGTGGCGCGGCACACCGGCTGGCCGGTGCACTTCCTGCCGCACGTTGCGCCGTTCTTCCGCGGCATCACGGTTACGGTTTCGCTGCCTCTGGCCCGTGCCATCACCACTGAAGAGATGCAGCAGCGCTACGAGCGAGCCTATGGCCATGAGCCACTCATCCGCCTGACAGCCAGTCCGCCACTCGTTCGCGATATCGCCGATCGGCACGAAGTCTGCATCGGCGGCTGGGCGGTGGGCGATGAGCCGCTTCGCGCTGCCGTCATTGCGACGATCGACAACCTGCTCAAGGGCGCCGCCACGCAAGCCATACAGAACGTCAACCTTGCCTGCGGCTTCGATGAGCTGGAGGGCATCGCCAATGGCTGA